In Jaculus jaculus isolate mJacJac1 chromosome 11, mJacJac1.mat.Y.cur, whole genome shotgun sequence, the following proteins share a genomic window:
- the Slc34a2 gene encoding sodium-dependent phosphate transport protein 2B gives MAPWPEVENAQPNPNKFIEGASSPQATTPAKDKEPGQNESGTPVPKIELLPSYSTVALIEEPTEVDDPWDLPALRDTGIKWSERDTRGKVICVFQGIGKFFLLLGFLYLFVCSLDVLSSAFQLVGGKMAGQFFSNNSIMSNPVAGLVIGVLVTVMVQSSSTSSSIIVSMVASSLLTVRAAIPIIMGANIGTSITNTIVALMQAGDRNEFRRAFAGATVHDFFNWLSVLVLLPLEAATHYLELLTNLVVDTFNFKNGEEAPAILKVITDPFTKLIIQLDKDVIHQIAMNNEAAQNKSLVKIWCKTFTNITELNVTVPSPENCTSPSMCWTDGINTWTTTNVTYKENIAKCQHIFVNFNLPDLAVGIILLFVSLLVLCGCLIMIVKLLGSVLKGQVAVIIKKTLNTDFPFPFAWVTGYLAILVGAGMTFIVQSSSVFTSALTPLIGIGVITIERAYPLTLGSNIGTTTTAILAALASPGNTLRSSLQIALCHFFFNISGILLWYPIPFTRLPVRLAKGLGNISAKYRWFAVFYLIFFFFLTPLAVFGLSLAGWPVLVGVGVPIVLVLLLILCIRLLQTRCPRMLPLKLRDWNFLPYWMHSLKPWDRVISLATTCYQRRCCCCCRVCCQVCCMVCGCRCCRCSRCCRDLEEGREEQDVPVKGPEVFNNAVTSKEIQDEGKGQVDALSMKTMPTSTAF, from the exons ATGGCTCCTTGGCCTGAGGTAGAAAATGCTCAGCCCAACCCCAATAAATTCATCGAGGGGGCCTCGAGCCCACAGGCGACCACGCCAGCCAAGGACAAGGAGCCCGGTCAAA ATGAAAGTGGGACTCCAGTGCCCAAGATCGAACTGCTGCCCTCCTACTCAACGGTGGCCCTGATCGAGGAGCCCACTGAGGTGGATGACCCCTGGGACCTGCCTGCACTCCGGGATACTGGGATCAAGTGGTCAG AGAGAGACACCAGAGGGAAGGTCATCTGTGTCTTCCAAGGAATTGGGAAGTTCTTTCTGCTCCTGGGGTTCCTGTACTTGTTCGTGTGCTCCTTGGATGTGCTCAGCAGCGCCTTCCAGCTGGTCGGAG GGAAAATGGCCGGGCAGTTCTTCAGTAACAACTCCATTATGTCCAACCCTGTGGCGGGACTGGTCATCGGGGTGCTGGTGACTGTCATGGTGCAGAGTTCCAGCACGTCCTCATCCATCATCGTCAGCATGGTGGCCTCCTCAT TGCTGACGGTGCGCGCAGCCATCCCCATCATCATGGGGGCTAACATCGGGACCTCCATCACCAACACCATCGTGGCGCTCATGCAGGCAGGAGACCGGAATGAGTTCAGAAG GGCTTTTGCAGGGGCCACTGTGCATGACTTTTTCAACTGGCTCTCTGTGTTGGTGCTCTTGCCCTTGGAGGCCGCCACCCACTACCTGGAGCTCCTGACCAACCTTGTGGTGGACACCTTCAACTTCAAGAATGGGGAAGAAGCCCCAGCCATTCTGAAAGTCATCACAGATCCGTTCACAAAGCTCATCATCCAG CTGGACAAGGACGTGATTCACCAAATCGCCATGAATAACGAGGCAGCTCAAAACAAGAGCCTGGTCAAGATCTGGTGCAAAACTTTCACCAACATA ACGGAATTGAACGTCACCGTCCCCTCGCCGGAGAACTGTACCTCTCCTTCAATGTGTTGGACGGACGGCATCAACACGTGGACCACCACGAATGTGACCTACAAAGAGAACATTGCAAAAT GCCAGCACATCTTTGTGAATTTCAACCTCCCGGACCTCGCTGTGGGCATCATCCTGCTCTTTGTTTCCCTGCTGGTCCTCTGTGGCTGCCTGATCATGATCGTCAAGCTCCTGGGCTCCGTGCTCAAGGGGCAGGTTGCGGTCATCATTAAGAAGACGCTCAACACTG actttccctttccctttgccTGGGTGACTGGCTACTTGGCCATCCTTGTGGGCGCAGGCATGACCTTCATCGTGCAGAGCAGCTCTGTGTTCACTTCTGCTTTGACCCCGCTCATCG gcaTCGGGGTAATCACCATTGAGAGGGCGTATCCACTCACGCTGGGATCCAACATCGGCACCACCACCACGGCCATCCTGGCTGCTTTAGCCAGCCCAGGCAACACCCTCAGGAGTTCACTGCAG ATCGCCCTGTGCcactttttcttcaacatctccgGCATCTTGCTGTGGTACCCGATCCCGTTCACCCGCCTGCCCGTCCGCCTGGCCAAAGGCCTGGGCAACATCTCCGCCAAGTACCGCTGGTTCGCCGTCTTctacctgatttttttctttttcctgaccCCGCTGGCGGTGTTTGGCCTCTCGCTGGCGGGCTGGCCTGTGCTGGTAGGCGTGGGGGTGCCCATCGTCTTGGTGCTGCTCCTCATCCTGTGCATCAGGCTGCTGCAGACCCGCTGCCCACGCATGCTGCCCCTGAAGCTCCGCGACTGGAACTTCCTGCCCTACTGGATGCACTCGCTGAAGCCCTGGGACCGGGTCATCTCCCTGGCCACCACCTGCTACCAGCGgcgttgctgctgctgctgccgggtGTGCTGTCAGGTGTGCTGCATGGTGTGTGGCTGCAGGTGCTGTCGTTGCAGCAGGTGCTGCCGGGACCTGGAGGAGGGGCGCGAGGAGCAGGACGTCCCGGTCAAGGGCCCCGAGGTCTTTAACAACGCAGTCACGAGCAAAGAGATCCAGGATGAGGGCAAGGGCCAGGTGGATGCCCTGAGCATGAAGACCATGCCTACCAGCACAGCCTTCTAG